The genomic DNA GATCGTTTTAATGGCGGAAGAAAAAGGCAAGACGATCCTTTCGGGGAATTCTTCGCTGGCATTGGCTGGGGAGTACCTTCAGGTGCATGGCTTGGTTTTTAAAGATGGATATGCCAAAGGCCGTGTAGCGGTTGCTTTCAAAATTGGGGATGAGGTGGCCAAACATTGTCGCTTGAGTGAGGTGGTGATGGATCATTACAACCCTGCGGATCGCTTCGAGAAAACCTCTTGGGTGGAGCTTTACGGGCAGCATAATGAAATTGATCATTGCTATTTCGGTGGAAAACTGAATGCAGGGGTGCTGATGGCCGTGAAATTGAACAATGTGGAGTCACGTCAGAATTTCCACCATATTCATGATAATTACTTTGGCTTCCGTCCGAAGTTGGGCTCCAACGGTGGGGAAACGCTCCGTGTGGGGGTTTCGACCTACTGCGAGATGTCTTCAAATACTTTAATTGAGCGTAACCTTTTCGAACGTTGCTCTGGTGAGGTGGAAGTGGTTTCGATCAAATCTTCAGATAATATTATTAAAGATAATCTTTTTATCGCCTGTGAAGGGGTGTTGGCGTTGCGCCATGGTGACCGTAATCAGGTGCTTGGCAACTATTTCCTTGGCGAGAACCTTGCCAATGCAGGAGGTGTTCGGGTAATTAATGGTGGCCACACGATAGAAAACAACTACTTTCAGGATTTGGCAGGCCGCCGATTTTTCGGGCCGCTGCCAATTATGAACGGCGTGCCTAATTCTCTGGCGAACCGTTATATCCGTGCGCACGATGTATTGGTGAAAAACAACAAGTTCTTCAACTGTCCAAATATTGAATTATGCGTAGGTGCTGACCGTGAGCGGACACAGACACCAGACCATATCACGATCAGCGATAACCTATTTTACAATCCTGCGGGAAAAGCGGTATTCACGAAACTTGATGATATCTCAGGCTTTACTTTCAATAATAATGCGTTCGTAAACGATGGTTCATCGGTTAAGACGAAGGGATTGGTAAGGGTAAAAACAGCTTATGAAAAAAATCAGGACGGCTTGTATGCGAGTGCTGAGTTTACACCAAAATTGCCTGTAGATAAAAACAAAGTGGGGGTCAGCTGGTACACGCCAACTCCTGAAACCAAACAATTGGTCAATACAACAGTAACCGTGAATGGTTTCGAGGCACTGGTGTCGGCTTTGAATCAGGCAAAAGATGGCACGACGATTCAGCTTGCGGCAGGTTCAGATTTTGAATTCAACCATGCGATTCATATCACGAAAAATGTGAAAATCATCAATGGTCATTCAACTCGTGTAAACTTCAAATATGTAAAAAATACCAAGCAGGAATCATTCTTTGTTATTGACAACGGTGGAGATTTAAGTTTGAAAGGTATTGCATTCAATGGCCGCTCAGAAACGGGTATTGTTAAGGCAGGAATCCGCACTTCAGACGAGCCAATGATCGAGCATTATAACCTGAAAGTGGAAGATTGTAGCTTCTCTAATTTTGATGCCGCAGATTATACCGCATTCAGGGCTTTCACCAGTACTTTTGCGGATAAAATCAGCTTTATCAACTGTGATTTCAACAATATCTCAGGCATTGCCTTGAATATCAATGGGCAAAAAGACGATAAAGGCCGATACAGCGCCGAAGAGGTGGTGATTGAAAATTGCCGATTCGAGAAGGTGATGACTGGCGCAATGGAAATCACCCGAATGGGAAATGATGAGTCCACCACAGGGCCATATGTAACGGTGAGAAATTGTGATTTCGTGGACGTCGGCAACAAAGAATTAGGCAGTGTGGTGATGCTTTGGGGAGTACAGAAAGTAACTGCCGACAACCTGTTTTTCTACAATTCTGGATGTTCTGGCCGTACGATCCGCTTTGAAGACCCACTTTGGGCAGTGAGCAGTATCGACCATATTTTGAGTGTAGGCTCAGGGAAAATTGAATCTTATTACCCTCGCCGTGGCAAGCACATTTCCGAATTTGCGCAAACCGAACCGAAGGAGAAAGCTTTGAGTCGCAAAGTCAGCACACGTAAAAACTATACTTTTGGCGCACAGCCAAGGGGTTAAAAATATTGGGGGAGTGATTGCCGCTTCCCTGAATTTCTCCTGAACCCCACTTCGGGAACGGGAACATTTAAATCAATACCTGAATACTTCACCCTTCGGGGATAAAAATTTTTTAGAGATGAATGAAGTTGTAGATAAAAAGAGCACCACCCCAAAGGAAAAGGGTTTTAAACTCCGCAATTTGCGGTGGGTAATCATCGGGCTGATCGCCTTGGCGACGGTAATTAACTATATTGACCGTTCGGCTTTAGCGATGATGTTTCCTGGCGAGAATGGTATAGGCGCTGAACTGGGACTGACCAAGGCCGATTACGCCATCATCCTGAATATTTTCATGGTGGCATATGCTTTAGGGCAAACCTTTTCTGGGCGTATTTTTGATAAAGTAGGAACGCGTTTTGGCTATGTGATCTCTATCGGGATCTGGTCGATTTCGTCTTTCTGCCATACCTTCGCAAGAGGGATCTTTTCCCTTTCTTTCTTCCGTTCAACCCTTGGTTTTGGGGAAGCAGGTAACTGGCCAGGCGCCGCAAAAAGCAACGCCGAGTGGTTCCCAATTCAAGAGCGCGCTTTTGCACAGGGGCTTTTCAATGCTGGTGCCTCATTGGGTTCCGTGGTCGCTCCGCCGTTTATCGCCACCTTGTTTGTTGCTTTCGGCTGGCAGACCACCTTCATGATCATCGGTTCTTTGGGAATGCTATGGATTGTGCCATGGTTGCTGATTAATAAAGGCGAGCCAAAAAATCACCCTTGGATTACCGCCGAGGAGTGTGAGCATATCAAATCTGGGCAATCTAAAGCCGACAACGACGAGCACGCGGTGGCCATGCCTCTGAAAGAAATCTTATCGCACAAAGAATCCTGGGCAGTATTGGTTTCACGTTTTTTTATGGAGCCTATCTGGTGGTTGTTTGTAGGTTGGATGCCTATTTATCTTGCAGATACTTACGGTTTTGATGTCAAGGAAATCGGAGCATTTGCCTGGATCCCTTATGTTGGTGCCGCCATTGGTTCTATTGCAGGAGGGTATTATTCTGGCCAACTGATGAAAAAAGGAAAGTCCACCAACACTGCGCGTAAGCAAACCATTGTTATTGGTGGCGTCCTGATGCTCGTTGGTTTGGCGGCCGTATTGACGATCAATTTGCAACACAACCCAGACTGGTTTGTATATATTGTTGCGGTTGTTTTGTTTGGTTTCCAGTTCTCCATTGGTAATGTTCAGACCCTTCCTTCGGATTTGTTCTCAGGAAAAAATGTCGGTTCGTTGGCAGGTTTCGGTGGAACAATCGGAGTGTTGTCGGTAGTACTGATGAACTTCCTCGTTCCGCAAATTGCAGAAATTTCTTATAGCTATATTTTCATGATGATTGCTGTTTTTGTGCCACTTGGGATAGGTTCTATCTTCTATTTTGCCAAAAACATTCAATCTGTTGAAGACCAATAATACAGGAGGCTTGCGGGCATTGTTCCGCAAGCCACCTGTAAATTAAATTTTTAACGCTGTCATTTAGTCGCTGGCTTGCCCGTTGCTTTGATGGCGTAATTTCGATCAACTAAAACTTTTTTTGTGAAAAAGCACCTAATATCAATCGGTTTGAGTAGCCTCCTGTTTTCTTCTTTTTGTGCTTTGCCAATGCAGGCATTCGCGCAGGGTATAACTTCGGAGAACAGTAAAGCAGTGGAACTCGTGAATCCTGGTTTTGAAAATGGACTGAAGGGATGGGAAAAAAGTGGTAAAGTGGCAGCTTCTGACGTTGCGAATGCAGGGAGCAAATCTGCAAAGATGCAGGATCGTGGCGCCAGTTTCAGCCAGATAGTATCGGTTACTCCCAAAACCAACTACCTGCTTTCAGCCTATGTAAAAGGCAAGGGCACTTTGTATGTTCAGGTTGGCGGAAAGACGTTTACGGCTGAGGCATCGAACAAAAAAGCATTTACTAAAATTGAGCTGCCTTTTTTCAATAAAAAAGCCAAGCGCGTGACCATCGGAGGCAAGTTTGCTGACGGACAGGTACGGTTCGATGATTTCGTCCTCGTAACGAGTGAGGAGCAAGTGGTGGCCAAGGGGAAGGAGAAGAAAGATGCTTTCACCGCACCGAGATTAATCAATGCAGGTTTTGAAAATGGGCTGAAGGGCTGGGATGTTCGAGGTAAAGTATCGAAGTCCGATGTTGCTCAGACAGGCGCAAAATCAGCAAAAGTTGACGACAAAGGCGATTTGAGTCAGTATGTTCGCATCACGCCTTTTCATGCCTATGAATTGTCCGTTGCGGTGAAAGGCAAAGGCGAAGTTTATGTTCGTGTGAAAGGCAAAGAGACGGTTAAAGAATTTAACAATAAAGCTTTTGAAGTAATTACAATTCCTTTTGAAGCGGAAAAGGCTAAAAGTATCATTATCGGTGGCCGTTATACCAACGGGCAGGGGCGTTTTGATGATTTCAAGCTGAAAGCCACAGATATTGAGGTGGATCCAAATCATCAGTTTCCTACGGCAATTATTCCATCATTAACGGACTGGAAATTAACCCTTCCTGTGGATGCCGAAGGCCGTACCAATGCAAAGGTTTATGATGTCAATAGCCGATTGAAAAATCCGCTGGAGATTGTCGGTCAGGGCTTGGTGGATTTTGAGTATACTCCTTATTTCTATGCGAAAGATGGCGAGGTATTTTTCCGTGGAATTTGTGATGGTGTTACCACTAAAGGATCCAAATACCCTCGTGCAGAATTGCGTCAGCAAGTAGGCGGAGGGAATAACTACTGGTCGGTGCAGGATCATCAATTTTTGAAAACAGAATTGCGGGTAACGCATTTGCCTGTGGAAAAGCCTGAAGTTTGTATGGTGCAAATTCACGGGCCAGAAGATGAACCACTTCGTGTACAGTACCACCCAAAATATGGGGTGTATATTGTTTGGAATGAAGATAATAAAGATACCCAAAATGGGGTGCCTTATCAGTTGGGGGAAAATCTTCGGATCACCGTAAGCGTGGAAGGCGGATTTATTAACTGCCACATCGAAAACCTGGATCAGGGGAAAGAATATACCAAGTACTGGAAATCTTCTGACGAAACAGGGTATTTTAAAGTGGGATGCTACACGCAGTCAAATAAATTTTTGAGCCAGATTAAATCTGGTGCCAAAGATGAGCCCAAAGGGGCTTATGGCGAGGTGGCTGTTAAAAGTATTGAGTTAAAAGAAACGTATTCTAAACAATAATTGATCAATTACTATATTATTTTAATTTCGGAATTGTATTTATTGAATTTATATGATTGTTAGTTGATATTTTTTATCGACTATGTTAAAGGTGTTTGATTATTTGAGGCCCTCTTCTTTGTTGAAGAGGGCTTATTTCGTTGTGGTGTTTTGAGTCACTATTTAGAAAAGCCTATATTTTAAGTTGAGTTTCGTGATAACTGCTTTTTAATGAATTCTCGGTTTTTTGTAATCTGATTAATGTAATTATAAAATCAACCTTAAATCCTTAGGAAAAATTAATAGATTTCTCTAAGTTTGGGTAACCAATCACCACATCCCAAATAATTTGTTCGGTGTAGATGTTAATTTTAGTGTTTTACGATATGTTTTTACGAAATGTAAACATTAAAATTTTTTGAGTTTACAATATGGAATGGTTGGCTTATTTTTTTAATAACATTATAAAGCATACCCTATTTGTTTAGCATGATTACAGTATTAAAATCAGGGTGGAGAATTCTACTCGTTCAATGCTTTTTGCTGTCACTGATAGCACAAACACCGTTGTTCGCCCAGGGGGAGATCCGAGTGACTGGAACGGTAATTTCACAAGATGATAATGAGCCTCTTCCAGGGGTGAATATTATTCTTAAAGGTACCAAAACAGGTACGATCACAGATTTTGAGGGAAATTACACGATCATGTGTAACCCAAAATCAATCCTTGAATTCCGCTTTATTGGCTATGGCGAAAAAGAGGAATTTGTGGGTACACGTACAAAAATCGATGTAACGATGAGTTCAGAAGTCTCTGAGCTTAATGAGGTTGTCGTGGTAGGTTACGGTACACAGAAAAAATCTCACTTGACGGGTGCCATCTCCAAGGTGAAAAATGAAAAACTCGATCAGTTGCCGACCGCTCGTATTGATGATGCTTTGGCGGGTCAGGTTTCGGGTGTGAACATCCAGATGACCAACCCAGAGGCGGGTGCCGCCCCAACCATTCAGGTTCGTGGTGTAGGTTCTATCGGTGCAGGTTCATCTCCAGCAATTGTTGTGGATGGTGTATTGGTGGATTCCGATTATATGGCCGCTTTGGATATGAACGATGTGGCGTCTATCGAGGTATTGAAGGATGCTTCTTCAGCAGCAATCTTCGGTTCTCGTGGGGGTAATGGGGTGATCATGATCACCACAAAATCAGGTGCTTCAGGCGAAACAAAATATACCTTCAACTCTTTCTTCGGACAAAAATGGGTGCAGAAAAGAGCGGATTTCCGCCCAACAGTAGCGCAAAATAAAGCCAATGCTGAGGCGTATCTGGCGGATATGGATGCCAACCGTGATGATTACATTGCGACAGGGAAATTCCAGAGTCTTGATCATTTCAATACGGTATATGGCAAGGCACAAACAACCATCAGCCGTATGGATCACA from Persicobacter psychrovividus includes the following:
- a CDS encoding polysaccharide lyase 6 family protein, with product MKQLFTPFFCLAFLLSACNFSGKDGLVTTADGLQKAISTAQAGDTIRMAAGVWNDTQIAFKGQGTQANPIVLMAEEKGKTILSGNSSLALAGEYLQVHGLVFKDGYAKGRVAVAFKIGDEVAKHCRLSEVVMDHYNPADRFEKTSWVELYGQHNEIDHCYFGGKLNAGVLMAVKLNNVESRQNFHHIHDNYFGFRPKLGSNGGETLRVGVSTYCEMSSNTLIERNLFERCSGEVEVVSIKSSDNIIKDNLFIACEGVLALRHGDRNQVLGNYFLGENLANAGGVRVINGGHTIENNYFQDLAGRRFFGPLPIMNGVPNSLANRYIRAHDVLVKNNKFFNCPNIELCVGADRERTQTPDHITISDNLFYNPAGKAVFTKLDDISGFTFNNNAFVNDGSSVKTKGLVRVKTAYEKNQDGLYASAEFTPKLPVDKNKVGVSWYTPTPETKQLVNTTVTVNGFEALVSALNQAKDGTTIQLAAGSDFEFNHAIHITKNVKIINGHSTRVNFKYVKNTKQESFFVIDNGGDLSLKGIAFNGRSETGIVKAGIRTSDEPMIEHYNLKVEDCSFSNFDAADYTAFRAFTSTFADKISFINCDFNNISGIALNINGQKDDKGRYSAEEVVIENCRFEKVMTGAMEITRMGNDESTTGPYVTVRNCDFVDVGNKELGSVVMLWGVQKVTADNLFFYNSGCSGRTIRFEDPLWAVSSIDHILSVGSGKIESYYPRRGKHISEFAQTEPKEKALSRKVSTRKNYTFGAQPRG
- a CDS encoding MFS transporter; the encoded protein is MNEVVDKKSTTPKEKGFKLRNLRWVIIGLIALATVINYIDRSALAMMFPGENGIGAELGLTKADYAIILNIFMVAYALGQTFSGRIFDKVGTRFGYVISIGIWSISSFCHTFARGIFSLSFFRSTLGFGEAGNWPGAAKSNAEWFPIQERAFAQGLFNAGASLGSVVAPPFIATLFVAFGWQTTFMIIGSLGMLWIVPWLLINKGEPKNHPWITAEECEHIKSGQSKADNDEHAVAMPLKEILSHKESWAVLVSRFFMEPIWWLFVGWMPIYLADTYGFDVKEIGAFAWIPYVGAAIGSIAGGYYSGQLMKKGKSTNTARKQTIVIGGVLMLVGLAAVLTINLQHNPDWFVYIVAVVLFGFQFSIGNVQTLPSDLFSGKNVGSLAGFGGTIGVLSVVLMNFLVPQIAEISYSYIFMMIAVFVPLGIGSIFYFAKNIQSVEDQ
- a CDS encoding polysaccharide lyase family 7 protein, with protein sequence MKKHLISIGLSSLLFSSFCALPMQAFAQGITSENSKAVELVNPGFENGLKGWEKSGKVAASDVANAGSKSAKMQDRGASFSQIVSVTPKTNYLLSAYVKGKGTLYVQVGGKTFTAEASNKKAFTKIELPFFNKKAKRVTIGGKFADGQVRFDDFVLVTSEEQVVAKGKEKKDAFTAPRLINAGFENGLKGWDVRGKVSKSDVAQTGAKSAKVDDKGDLSQYVRITPFHAYELSVAVKGKGEVYVRVKGKETVKEFNNKAFEVITIPFEAEKAKSIIIGGRYTNGQGRFDDFKLKATDIEVDPNHQFPTAIIPSLTDWKLTLPVDAEGRTNAKVYDVNSRLKNPLEIVGQGLVDFEYTPYFYAKDGEVFFRGICDGVTTKGSKYPRAELRQQVGGGNNYWSVQDHQFLKTELRVTHLPVEKPEVCMVQIHGPEDEPLRVQYHPKYGVYIVWNEDNKDTQNGVPYQLGENLRITVSVEGGFINCHIENLDQGKEYTKYWKSSDETGYFKVGCYTQSNKFLSQIKSGAKDEPKGAYGEVAVKSIELKETYSKQ